From Chryseobacterium sp. H1D6B, a single genomic window includes:
- the proS gene encoding proline--tRNA ligase → MAKLTSRSEDYSKWYNELVVKADLAENSSVRGCMVIKPYGYAIWEKMRDEMDKKFKETGHVNAYFPLFVPKSLFEAEEKNAEGFAKECAVVTHYRLKTDPNNPHKLIVDPDAKLEEELIVRPTSEAIIWSTYKNWIQSYRDLPILINQWANVVRWEMRTRLFLRTAEFLWQEGHTAHATKDEAVEEAAKMNNVYADFAENFMAMPVIQGMKTPSERFAGADDTYCIEALMQDGKALQAGTSHFLGQNFAKAFDVKFTNKEGKIEHAWATSWGTSTRLMGALIMTHSDDFGLVLPPTLAPIQVVIVPIFKGDEQLNQISEVALDIQAKLKAKGISVKFDNDTQNKPGWKFAEYELKGVPVRIAIGPKDLENKSVEIARRDNLTKQTHSIEGLDTYIEELLQTIQKDIYTKALNFRNENITKVDTYEEFKNVLKEKGGFIYAHWDGTAEEEEQIKNETKATIRCIPLDNDIEEGVSLISGKPSKRRVLFAKAY, encoded by the coding sequence ATGGCAAAACTAACCTCAAGAAGCGAAGATTACAGCAAATGGTATAATGAATTGGTTGTAAAGGCAGATTTAGCTGAGAACTCCAGCGTGCGGGGATGTATGGTTATAAAACCATATGGATACGCGATCTGGGAAAAAATGCGTGACGAAATGGATAAGAAATTCAAAGAAACAGGTCACGTTAATGCTTATTTCCCGCTTTTTGTACCCAAAAGCTTGTTTGAGGCTGAAGAAAAAAATGCTGAAGGTTTTGCAAAAGAATGTGCTGTTGTTACCCATTACAGATTAAAAACTGACCCTAATAATCCTCATAAATTAATTGTAGATCCTGATGCTAAATTAGAAGAAGAACTTATCGTTCGCCCAACATCAGAAGCAATTATCTGGAGTACTTACAAAAACTGGATCCAGTCTTACAGAGATCTGCCTATTTTGATCAACCAATGGGCTAATGTTGTCCGTTGGGAAATGAGAACCCGTTTATTCTTAAGAACAGCAGAATTTTTATGGCAGGAAGGCCATACTGCTCATGCAACTAAAGATGAAGCTGTTGAAGAAGCGGCAAAAATGAATAACGTTTATGCAGATTTTGCAGAAAACTTTATGGCAATGCCTGTCATTCAAGGGATGAAAACACCTTCTGAAAGATTTGCAGGTGCTGATGACACATATTGTATTGAAGCTCTAATGCAGGATGGAAAAGCGCTTCAGGCAGGTACTTCTCATTTCTTAGGACAAAATTTCGCTAAAGCTTTTGATGTAAAATTCACTAATAAAGAAGGAAAAATTGAACATGCCTGGGCAACATCTTGGGGAACATCAACCCGTTTAATGGGAGCTCTTATTATGACCCATTCTGATGATTTCGGATTGGTTCTGCCTCCAACATTGGCACCTATCCAGGTGGTTATTGTTCCTATTTTTAAAGGTGATGAACAATTAAACCAGATCAGTGAGGTTGCTTTAGATATTCAGGCTAAATTAAAAGCTAAAGGTATTTCCGTGAAATTTGATAATGATACACAGAACAAACCAGGCTGGAAATTCGCAGAATATGAATTAAAAGGTGTACCGGTAAGAATTGCTATCGGACCAAAAGATTTAGAAAATAAGTCTGTTGAAATTGCAAGAAGAGATAACCTTACTAAACAGACGCATTCTATTGAAGGTTTAGATACTTACATCGAAGAATTATTACAGACCATCCAAAAAGACATTTATACGAAAGCTCTTAATTTTAGAAATGAAAATATTACTAAAGTTGACACTTATGAAGAATTTAAAAATGTTTTAAAAGAAAAAGGAGGTTTTATCTATGCACATTGGGACGGTACAGCTGAAGAAGAGGAGCAGATAAAGAATGAAACTAAGGCTACAATAAGATGTATTCCTTTAGATAATGATATAGAAGAAGGTGTTTCTCTTATTTCAGGAAAACCATCCAAAAGACGTGTATTGTTCGCAAAAGCGTATTAA